In Molothrus aeneus isolate 106 chromosome 3, BPBGC_Maene_1.0, whole genome shotgun sequence, a single genomic region encodes these proteins:
- the NANP gene encoding N-acylneuraminate-9-phosphatase, with protein MGLHGVKAVFFDLDNTLIDTAAAGRRAIEEVISALQSKHHYGEGEARAVCDKVQAKLLKECHDPAKMCITDLRISHWEEAIQETIGGEANRDLAAECYYLWKTTRLQHLTLAEDTRAMLTELRKGLRLLLLTNGERQTQREKIEACACQPYFDAIVVGGEQKEEKPAASIFHYCCDLLGVQPAECVMVGDSLDTDIQGGLNAGLKATVWLNKAMTAPVDTSPVPHYIISSVLDLPAVLQKMEHNTNSKLETDHMAGSNEAH; from the exons ATGGGGCTGCACGGCGTCAAGGCGGTGTTCTTCGACCTGGACAACACGCTGATCGACACGGCCGCGGCGGGGCGGCGCGCCATCGAGGAG GTGATAAGCGCCCTGCAGTCCAAGCACCACTACGGGGAGGGAGAGGCCCGCGCCGTCTGCGATAAGGTGCAGGCCAAGCTCCTCAAGGAGTGCCACGATCCCGCCAAGATGTGCATCACAGACCTGCGGATATCGCACTGGGAGGAGGCGATCCAGGAGACCATCGGCGGGGAGGCGAACCGTGACCTGGCGGCCGAGTGCTATTACCTGTGGAAGACGACGCGGCTGCAGCACCTGACGCTGGCCGAGGACACGCGGGCCATGCTCACCGAGCTGCGGAAAGGCCTCcgcctgctgctcctcaccaaCGGCGAGCGGCAGACGCAGAGGGAGAAGATCGAGGCGTGCGCCTGCCAGCCCTACTTCGATGCCATCGTTGTGGGGggagagcagaaagaggagaaacCGGCGGCATCCATATTTCATTACTGTTGCGATCTCCTGGGGGTGCAGCCCGCGGAGTGTGTGATGGTCGGTGACTCTCTAGATACAGATATTCAAGGAGGCCTGAATGCTGGCTTGAAAGCAACGGTCTGGTTAAACAAAGCAATGACTGCCCCAGTAGATACCTCCCCCGTACCTCATTACATTATTTCTTCTGTACTGGATCTTCCAGCAGTGTTACAGAAGATGGAGCACAACACTAATTCTAAGTTAGAAACTGACCATATGGCTGGTAGCAATGAAGCACATTGA